GATCATGCCCAACACGAGGCTGAGGGCGCTGCGCCAGCCGAGACTTTCGCTGAGATAGGCCAGCAACGGCAGGAAGACGAGCTGACCGGTCGCCGTACTGGCGGTCAGCAGCCCGATGACGAGCCCTCGGCGCTGCGTGAACCAGCGTGTCGCCACCGTGGCGCCCAGCACCAGCGCGGTAAGACCCGTGCCGAAGCCGACAACGAGGCCCCACAGCAGGAACAGGTGCCAGAGCTTACTCATATAGAAGGAGCCGAGCACACCGGCGGCAATCAGGCTCAAGGCCACAGTCGCCACGCGGCGCAAGCCGAACCGGTTCATGAACGCAGCCGCGAACGGCCCCATCAGCCCGAACAGCACCAGCCTCAGGGCAAAGCCGGAGGAGATGTCAGCCGTGTCCCAGCCGAACTCGGCGGACAGCGGCCCCATCAGCACGCCCGGCGCGCCGACGGCGCCGGCTGTGACCAGCATGGTCAGGAAAGTGACACCCGCCACCACCCAGCCATAATGGATGCCCCGCCGACCGAGGGCGACAGCGAGCGGTGAAACCGGAGCAGGTGGCGTTTCAGATTTGACCATCGGTGACCTTAATCACGGGCATATGCCCGCATCAGAGAAGAAAAGTGATACGCCCTGCCCCCTGGTTCGCTCAGGCCGTCTTCCGGATGTCGGGCAGCGATCCGCCGCTTTCGATCGCGTTCAACATCACGCGCAACAAGGCTATCCCCTCTTCGCCGAACCTGCCTTCGACCGCCTGCTGGCATTGCTCCCATGCGGGAATGGCCGCCGCCAGCAGGTCATGCCCCTCGCCCGTCAACGCGATGACGGCCTCGCGCTTGTCGTCATCGCCCCGACTGGTCCGCATCAGATGCCGGCGCTCGAGAACCCGCACATTGCGGCCAATGGTCGAACGGTCGAGCCCGGCGGCGCGCCCCAGCTCGCTCAGGCTGATGCGCTCGTTGCGCGCCACGGTCCGCAGCAAAGCGAACTGGGCGATATTGATGCCCAGCGGCTCCAGCGCCTCGTCATAGGAGGCACTGAGGCGTCGGGCCGCCTTTCGCAGCGCGGCACAATAGCAGGG
Above is a window of Ancylobacter sp. WKF20 DNA encoding:
- a CDS encoding MarR family transcriptional regulator, producing the protein MVSPCYCAALRKAARRLSASYDEALEPLGINIAQFALLRTVARNERISLSELGRAAGLDRSTIGRNVRVLERRHLMRTSRGDDDKREAVIALTGEGHDLLAAAIPAWEQCQQAVEGRFGEEGIALLRVMLNAIESGGSLPDIRKTA